The DNA window TCTGGCTAAAGTGTAGCGGTATTAGGCGCGGCTATTTAGATTGCCCCTGATATGCAAATGAGAATTATGCATATACACTTCTGGTACAAAGTCGCCACCAAGAAAGAATCTAGGTTTGCAGCGTGCCCGCTGTTGGTCCTGCTCCGGGCATGGTTTTTCTGAGGAGAGCAGTGAACCTAGCTATAGGCTGCTTCGAAAAGTAATTTGAGTACAGTTACTCTTTCCATGGAACACGCCAGGTACCGCCATCTTGCTTGTCTCTGTACGGCCCACCGCCATTCTCACGTTCATCTGTCCGGAAACATTTTTTACCTTCCTCGCAGAAGGCCCATTTTAGACGGGAATTATGGATCTGCTCATTAAGAGATGACAGCTCCGCTCGACGTTGCTGAACCTCGTCCAGTGAAGGGATCAGATATAAAATGGATGCGATGAAAACCAGTATCAATATAAACTGTGTGCCTAGAATATAGCACCAGCTCCTAAAATTGAGGTTCTTTGCCGCTTTCTGATACTGCTCTGTTGCTGTTTTGGCTGCATCATTTGCTTGTTGAAACTTGACACTCAGCAGCTCCGCCGCCCGGTTGGCGGTTGTTTCCGCTGAACTATTTATGTTGTGGCGAACACCATCTTCTAGCTTCTGTAGATTGGCATTCATCTTGGTGACAAAAGAAGCCAAAGCCACTGTTGCTTCTCTAGCTTTCTCACCGTCACGCTCTGCTGCCTCGCGCAGTTTTTCGGCAGCGTCAAAGAACAACTGAACATCACGGTCCGTTAAGCGTTTGTCCACGTTATCTCCCATAGCTCCATCCTCGCTCCATTCGCAGTTCTTTTTTCTCAAGCTCCAGTTCCAGTGCTCTTTCCATTTTCAATTCCCTTTCTTGTCCGTATGTCATCCATTTTTGATGGGACATGTTCAGCGCCATCAGATCCTCCAGCGCAACAAATTCCATGCCGCCACCAGAGCCCACAACCACGATCAGCGCGCCAGAACCTGTTTCTCCCGTACCCTGGCACCAGCGAACAAGCTTCAGATAATCCTTCTCCTGTCTATCCCGCTCATCGTTTCTCGACGAAACAACATCATCCGCCACGGATTCAATGAACCTCTCCAAAGCAAATGGCTTTTTAGCAGGTTTTTGTGTGTCGAATGCATCAAGATAAGGAGAAAAAAATGCTTCAACCCCTTTCAAAGGAATTGGTGCCGTTTCCACGTACCAGTGAACTCTGCGGGAGATTCTCAGCATTTCCTGCTGCTCTTGTATAGTCGGTAATAGTTTCCTGTACCGGGTGAGTTCCTTTTTAGAGCGGTTCCCCTGTGCCTTGAACTCGATAAGCCGCAATGTACCTGGAAAATCTAGCAGGACATCACCTAGCGCCTTATCTTCCGGAGTCTGCTGCAACAAACTGACAGCCCCCGGAAGATATCCAGATTTGAGCCTTCCCCCTATGGAAACGCCCAATCCATAAAGGAAATTACCAATCACCACGTTTTCATACAGTTTCACGATCGTCCTTCCGCTGCTCAATAACCACGTGATATTTTTCTTTCATACATCTTTTCCGAGAACACCTTCAACTATGAAGTTGTCTGCCTCATGGTGCCATACATTATTTATTATTATCAAAACATTATCGTATAGCTACATACTGGTCTCGTACCACCGGGCCAAGTCAGCACTGATGCCTGCCCTGAGCCATCAATCTGTCTCTACCGTTCTCGGCATACTGCTGCCTAATCAAGTGTTGCGGGATATGGCAGTGAATCCGACTGTGGAGAGTTTTAAAAAAATATTTGTAAGCTATGCTTAACCCATACTTAATCTGACACATTCATTATGACCTGCTCCTCATCTTTGAACATATTGTTAAGTCTGAAACGTCCGCTTCGGAATAAACAGACTGTCAGCTGTTACAGTACAGGGAAAGCCCCTCGTTACTCGCTCCGACTGCGCTTCCTACAAGGAACACCATTATAATGATCACCCATGCAGTGGAACTGCTCAAACCAGATTTATGTAATCCGGCCTATTGGTGGTCACTCTGGTGGTCTTGACAGGGCGAGCTTTCAGGTTTAGCTTACTTATTAGCCAGTTACTGGCAAAGGTGATCCCAGTCAGAGAGCCAAGATTTAAAAATCCCGCTTAAGGAAACTTAAGCGGGATTTTTGCATTTCATGCATCCTTGTGTACATAGATTAAACAGTGGTGTATCTGATGCAGACTGATTGCCCACAGACGGCGAATCAGCCGCAGACAAGAACGACACGTCCGGGCGTAGGATTGCCTTCGACATACGCATGGGCCTGTGCCGCATCGGCAAGCGGAAAGGTCCGGTCTATGAGCACCTCAAGCCCCCCATCGGCTGCCTGCGCCAACATCCGGGAAACCGTCTGGTGAACCTCGAGCTTTTCAAACTGCGTTCCCATGAATACGCCGAACAACGACTGATTCGCCTGAAGCGCGGGCCACAGCTCAACCTGCAGCGTTGGTCCACCGGCGTTGCCGACGAAGACCAAGCGGCCTTCCGAACGCAACATCCTCAGGGAGTCCTGTATGGTTGTTCCCACCGGGTCCACAATAAGGTCGACACCTCGGGCCTCGGTCAAGCGCATGACCGTCTCCACCACGTCAACTCTCCGACGGTCGATTGCATGATCCAATCCAAGTGCCGCTAAGTGTTTGCCCCTTTCCACACCGGATACCGTCCCGAGCACTGTTGCACCAGCCTGATGTGCGAGCTGTACGGCGGCGCTTCCCACGCCACCGGCCGCCGCCTGGATCAGGACGGCTTCGCCACGCTTCAAGCCGCCGCGCGCGAAAAGGCAGTGATGCGCGGTTCCATATGCGATCGGCAATGCTGCTGCGATCGCCATGTCTAGGCCCTTCGGTACCAGCCAAGTCTTGCTCGCGGCTACGGCGCGCAATTCGGCATGCGAGCCCGACACATCGAAGCTTGTGACCTTCTGACCAACCTTACGGTCGTGAACATCGCAGCCCACTGAAACGACCTCGCCTGCCGCCGCATAGCCGAGGACGTAGCCAGGATAAGGCGGCGGCGATGACGCGCGGTTGATCAGGTCTCCTCTTTCCAGGGCGGCAGTCTCTACCCGAATGACAACGCCGTTGGGCGGACAGACTGGATCGGGAACATCCGTATAACGAAGGACATCCGGTGATCCGGGTTGATCATAGACAACTGCTTTCATCGCTTACCTCGACCGAACTGATTCAGGGTGCCGAGTCGCGCGGCGTAATGGGCCTTGCCGTTCAAGCGTTCGATCGGCACTCGGTGATCGTCACCGGCGGCGAGCTGCCCCGTTGAATTTTCGACTGGCAGAAAGCCCCGTAACGCTTAGGGCAGCTTAGCAATCACCTTAATCTCAAACTGGAATCCGTAAAGCCACGTCACGCCGATCCCGGTCAACGTGGGGTAAGGTGCTTCCCCCCAATATTCTGGCAAGATACTCCAGATAGCGTCGAGGTTCGACTCGGGATCGACGACAAAGAGGGTCACATCAACCACATCATCGAATGTGCAGCCCGCAGCCGCGAGAACAGCATTAAGGTTATCGAATGCCAGCCTGACCTGCGCTTTTAGATCGTGTTCAGGCGACCCATCCTCGCGGCTACCAACCTGCCCCGAAACAAACAAGAAGCCGTTAGATTTGATGGCCGGTGAATACCGATTGCGCTCATAGAGCGCCTGCCGACCGAAGGGAAAAACTGCTTCACGTGTTGTCATGTTTGTACCTTTGCAATGGGGCAAAATCTGCCCAATGAACAAAAAGACACTTTACAGGCGCTAGAACGGACGGATAAACAAGCGACTTTGTCCTTCATTGTTTGTAAAATCCAAACAATCTGTGAAAAGAAAGGACAAGGAATGGATCGTTTCGATGCGATGCGCGCCTTTGCGCGTGTGGTGGAGGCAGGTAGCTTCACAAAGGCTGCCCAAACACTTCATATGAGCAAAACCACGGTGACGCAACTCATTCAGCAGTTGGAAGCGCGCCTGCGCGTCAAGTTGCTCCATCGCACCACCCGCAGGCTCAGCGTCACTCCCGAGGGAGCAGCCTACTACGAGCGCGTCATCCGCCTCTTGGCGGACATGGACGATGCAGAAACCAGCCTGTCCAGTGCGGCGATTACACCCAGGGGACGGCTACGGGTGGATGTGCCCAGTCCGCTGGCCCGCCTCGTCATAGTGCCGGCGCTACCGGCTTTCCACATGCGCTACCCGGACATCCAGTTCGACATGGGCGTGAGCGACCGGGTGGTGGATCTGATCGGCGACAACGTGGATTGCGTCTTGCGCGGTGGCGAAATCAACGACCAGTCCCTGATCGCACGCCATGTCGGCGATTTGCAAATCGGTGCCTACGCCGCACCGAGTTATCTGGAACGCCTTGGCGCCCCTGCGCATCCGCGAGAGCTGGAAAACACCGACCATCGCATAGTGGGATTCTTGTCCTCACGCACCGGTAAGATTGCGCCTCTGGCACTGCACTGTGAGAGTGAACATATTGAAATCAAGAGCAGCTATGTGCTTGCTGTGGATGATGGCAATGCGTACCTCGAAGCTGGGTTAGCTGGGTTAGGCGTGATTGCGCTGCCAACCTATATGGCGGCAGCACATCAGGCTTGTGGCGCCTTGATTCCGTTATTTGAACAATGGCGTATTGATCCCATGCCCCTGTACTTGGCATTTCCGCCGAACCGCCATGTCAACGTCAAACTGCGAGTTTTTATTGATTGGATCATTGAATTGATGCAGCAGCATACCCCAAATTCCAACAATAAATAACAGCCCCCTGATTCGCTCCGACAACGGTATCAGTCGCTATACAACCGACCTGTTAAATCGAAACTCCACGCTGCCGTCCGATTTCCCACGACAATTATTCTGAAAAAAATACATGCAGTATCCGGGCATCAGGTACTGATACTCCCTGGCGACCATAATCCGTATAAACCGATGAGTGAAAACACTGTCAATAAGGCGCTTCGTCTGATGGGTTATGACACAAAAGATGAAGTCTGCGGCCACGGTTTCCGGGCAATGGTTGTAGAGCAGTGATGGAATCAAGCCTGTGGACACGGGATGCCGTTGAGCAGCAGATTAGCCACCAATAACGTAACGGAGTTCAGGCCGCTGATATCCCCGCAGCTAAATAACCGAGCGTGGCTTTTCAGCCGCAGAATGAAGCAGGATCATGAATCTGGGCCACCCTCAAGACGCAAGGGCAATGGCATCTACGTTGGGGGTCAAATAGCTAGCCCGAATGCCGCCAGCAATGTACTAATTTTAGGCGAACGATGGCGCGATTTTGCATAGATTAATGACAGCGGAATAGAAGCGTTGGAGTATTCGGGTAGTAGCTCGACCAGCTTACCGTTCTCCAGATATTTACCGACTGCGAAGTCCATTATTTGTACAACACCCATCCCGCTGAGTGCCGCCTCTAACAGCACATCCGCCGTATCAACGACAAAATTGCCCTTAATATCAAAAGGCTGCTGTTCTCCGTCGATATAATAAAACCACTTGGTGCTACGCCCTGTTCTCTGTGCTTTAACAGCCAGGCAGTTATGCTGTACCAATTCCGCAGGCTCTTTAGGGATCCCATGGCTGTTTAAATATTCCGGCGACGCAACGGTGACAAAGCGCAAATGCTTGATGGTTCTCGCGATAAGCCGTGAGTCCTGTACGCTGCCAATTCTTATCGCCGCGTCAAAGCCTTCTTCCACCAGATCAACCAATCGGTCGGTCATGACGGCGTCAATTGATAATGCCGGATATCTGTCGAGGATCTCTTTGAGTATAGGAATAATGACCAATCGGCCATAGGCAGAAGGCGTGGTTATTCTTAGCTCGCCTTCAGGAAATACAGTTCTTCCGGTAAGCGATTGTCCGACCTCATCCATTTCATGCATCAGGCTTCGAGAGGATTCATATAAAAATATGCCGTCGGTAGTCAGACTTACAGAGTGGGTATTACGGTTTAGCAAGGTAACGCGAAGGTCGAGCTCAAGCCTGGCAATTGCACGTGAGACCCCTGACTGGGTGAGACCCAATGCCTGTGCGGCCTTGGTAAAACTCTGCGTCTCTCCTACCTTGATAAAGATTTTAAGCGCATTCAAATCCATAAGTCTTCTCTTCCATCCCTTGCGCGAACACCTATGCCTCGTGGAGGCAGTAAAGCAACATTATGGCTCAAGATACAAAAAGTCCTGACGAAAGTTTAATATCAATATGAGATTAGTTAAAAGTTAACGCTATGTCGCCACAATTATTGCAATATCCTTGCGTGCCGGCATCATTGATGCACCGCGTGCGGGTTGTGCCGGTAACAGCCAGAGACTGCCGCGGGTGCAAATTAAGGAATACTCCATCACATCTTGCCAACCTAACACGGCGCCTCAATAATCCTCACCATTTTATTAGTGAAAAAAATCATAACAATTATGATTAATATTTTATTTACAAAAACCAACAAGCGAGAGTATTAATTCAATTACTCTTAACCACGCCGAGTAAATTCACATGAGCAAACCACTTCCAGCGGCAATATATGTCTTAGGGTTTACCCTATTTGCCATGACCACATCGGAATACATGGTCGCAGGATTAATAACATCAATGTCCTCTGATTTAGGGGTTTCTATTCCTAAAGTTGGATATTTAATTACCATTTATTCATTAGGTATGGTTTTCGGCGGTCCATTACTCGCAACGTTTTTAGTCAAACTGAGTAATAAAGCAGCATTATTGACAATTACCGGCATATTTCTTGTCGCACAGATCGTCGCAACCGTTTCTGCAACCTATGATCTGTTAGCAGTGGCAAGGTTCGCGACCGGATTATCTTCGGCAGCTTTCTTCGGCTTTGCATTGTTGACGGCGGCAAAAATGGTTCCGCCGGAACGCTTTGGCGTTGCAGCCTCCATCGTATTGGGCGGGATGATGATAGCGACGGTTGCGGGGCTGCCAATATCGGCAATCCTTGACCAGTATTATGGTTGGAGAGTCTCCTTCGCATTGATTATTGCCCTCACCGCGTTCGCCGGAATAGGTATTATTCTAATTGTGCCTAAATTCACGGCAGAGGTTACGGGCAGTATTAAGGCTGAATTCAGCTCAATTATAAACGGCTCAATCTGGGGTGCATTTGTCACGAGCTTTTTTATTATTGCGGCGACCTTCGCGACATTCAGCTACTTCGTGCCCTATTTTGAAAAAACTGTCGGTTTCGATTCATCTTATATTCCAGCCATTCTCTTTGCTTACGGTGTATTTACGGTAATAGGTAATTTCCTGGTAGGTCGCTTAGCCGATAAATCACCGATTAAAGTGGTTTTCGTCGGTAGCATCGTGCTGGTACTTGCGCTGTTTGGACTTTACACCTTTTTTGATAATAAAATACTGGTTCTGATATCGGTCATGGTATTAGGGCTTACAGGTATTACGCTCACGCCTGCCATGTCCTCACGCGTTTTTAAAGCAGCGCCGAATACGTCACTGATTAATACCATGCATACTTCAGTGATTTGCCTTGGTGTAGTTGTCGGCTCTTGGGGCGGCGGCTATGCCATTGACCAAGGCTTGGGTTATCGCTCTCCGGCGTTGATCGGTATTTTCCTTGCCAGTTTAGCGATTGTCACCCTACTGCCTGTTTTGAAAAATAACCGTTACGATCAGCCTGCTGTTAACCCCCAGGCCAATATCTGACATTTTTAATGGGGCTCGGGAAATGAAAGCGGCCTTAGCATTGCGTTAGTCAAGGTTGCAGGTTTGGAGAATCTCTCTCCAGACCTGAAATTGCGTCACTGCCATGGCCAACTGAATACCCAGTTGGGTTTACCAGGGGATTAAACTTCCGAAGACTGATTATCCAGCCATTGATAAACCGACGACAGATCCTGAGCGCCAAACCCATCTTCCACCGCCTCTTGCCAGAGGTCGGCAATTTTATCCAGTACCGGCATCGTCGTCGGAGGAGCCAGCGTTAGTGCCAACTTTGCATCCTTCAATGCATGAGTGAGTTGCATTTGCGGCGCATATTGATGCTTCGCGATCGCATCCAGTTTTACTTTGATATAGGGTGCAGCCAACGGGCCGCCCTCAAGCGCGCTCCAGAACTGCTCCGGGGTGAAGCCCAGACTTTTCGCTAAAAGCGTACTCTCTGCAACCCCTTGCATCATCGAAATAAGCCAGGCGTTCAGTATCAGCTTCATTTTCTG is part of the Gibbsiella quercinecans genome and encodes:
- a CDS encoding RidA family protein; its protein translation is MTTREAVFPFGRQALYERNRYSPAIKSNGFLFVSGQVGSREDGSPEHDLKAQVRLAFDNLNAVLAAAGCTFDDVVDVTLFVVDPESNLDAIWSILPEYWGEAPYPTLTGIGVTWLYGFQFEIKVIAKLP
- a CDS encoding MFS transporter codes for the protein MSKPLPAAIYVLGFTLFAMTTSEYMVAGLITSMSSDLGVSIPKVGYLITIYSLGMVFGGPLLATFLVKLSNKAALLTITGIFLVAQIVATVSATYDLLAVARFATGLSSAAFFGFALLTAAKMVPPERFGVAASIVLGGMMIATVAGLPISAILDQYYGWRVSFALIIALTAFAGIGIILIVPKFTAEVTGSIKAEFSSIINGSIWGAFVTSFFIIAATFATFSYFVPYFEKTVGFDSSYIPAILFAYGVFTVIGNFLVGRLADKSPIKVVFVGSIVLVLALFGLYTFFDNKILVLISVMVLGLTGITLTPAMSSRVFKAAPNTSLINTMHTSVICLGVVVGSWGGGYAIDQGLGYRSPALIGIFLASLAIVTLLPVLKNNRYDQPAVNPQANI
- a CDS encoding quinone oxidoreductase family protein → MKAVVYDQPGSPDVLRYTDVPDPVCPPNGVVIRVETAALERGDLINRASSPPPYPGYVLGYAAAGEVVSVGCDVHDRKVGQKVTSFDVSGSHAELRAVAASKTWLVPKGLDMAIAAALPIAYGTAHHCLFARGGLKRGEAVLIQAAAGGVGSAAVQLAHQAGATVLGTVSGVERGKHLAALGLDHAIDRRRVDVVETVMRLTEARGVDLIVDPVGTTIQDSLRMLRSEGRLVFVGNAGGPTLQVELWPALQANQSLFGVFMGTQFEKLEVHQTVSRMLAQAADGGLEVLIDRTFPLADAAQAHAYVEGNPTPGRVVLVCG
- a CDS encoding LysR family transcriptional regulator → MDLNALKIFIKVGETQSFTKAAQALGLTQSGVSRAIARLELDLRVTLLNRNTHSVSLTTDGIFLYESSRSLMHEMDEVGQSLTGRTVFPEGELRITTPSAYGRLVIIPILKEILDRYPALSIDAVMTDRLVDLVEEGFDAAIRIGSVQDSRLIARTIKHLRFVTVASPEYLNSHGIPKEPAELVQHNCLAVKAQRTGRSTKWFYYIDGEQQPFDIKGNFVVDTADVLLEAALSGMGVVQIMDFAVGKYLENGKLVELLPEYSNASIPLSLIYAKSRHRSPKISTLLAAFGLAI
- a CDS encoding LysR family transcriptional regulator, coding for MDRFDAMRAFARVVEAGSFTKAAQTLHMSKTTVTQLIQQLEARLRVKLLHRTTRRLSVTPEGAAYYERVIRLLADMDDAETSLSSAAITPRGRLRVDVPSPLARLVIVPALPAFHMRYPDIQFDMGVSDRVVDLIGDNVDCVLRGGEINDQSLIARHVGDLQIGAYAAPSYLERLGAPAHPRELENTDHRIVGFLSSRTGKIAPLALHCESEHIEIKSSYVLAVDDGNAYLEAGLAGLGVIALPTYMAAAHQACGALIPLFEQWRIDPMPLYLAFPPNRHVNVKLRVFIDWIIELMQQHTPNSNNK